DNA from Corynebacterium stationis:
ACGATCTGCGCCAGCGCTTCGTCGACATGATTGTTCCGCAGGCAGAGGCATTGGGCTTGCACTTTGAAGACCCAGACCTGAAGTGGAATGAAGAACGCGGCCACTACGACTTTGGCGAGCTGGACTGGGATGAGTTCAAGCAAGTCATCAAGGGCGAAGGCCCATGCAGCGTGCAGCGTATGCAGCGCCGCCGCCAGGCACATGAAGACGGCGCCTGGGTTCGTGAGGCTGCTGCTGAATTTGCCAAGAAGTACCACGGCGCCGAATCCGCACTCTCGGCCTAATCCCCTGATATTTAAGGAGTCACCCCATGACTGAAAACCAATGGCCAATGTGGGAGGTCTTTGTTCGTTCCTCCCGCGGTCTGTCACACGTTCACGCTGGTTCTTTGCACGCGCCTGATGCCACGATGGCATTGCGCAATGGCCGCGATTTGTACACCCGCCGCAATGAGGGCAGCTCCGTATGGGTCGTGCCATCTGAAGCGATTTCTTCCACCGACCCAGATTCCAAAGGCGGCTTCTTCGAATCCGCAAAGGGCAAGGCTTACCGCCACGCTACTTACTACAACAAGAGCGAAGGAGTGCCACACCTATGAGTGGATTCGCTGCAGCAGATTCCGCAACCACCCAATCTTTGGGTAATGCAATCTCTACTGAAGATATTCGTAACTCCGGTATCAAGGCTGATGACCAGGTCGCGCAGTATGCCGCCATGCTTGGCGATGACGCCCTGATCCTCGCCCAACGCCTCGGCTGGTGGATTTCACGCGCCCCAGAGATGGAAGAAGATATCGCGCTCGGCAATATCGCACTCGACCTAATTGGGCACACGCGCTTTTTCTACACCTACGCGGCCAGCGCGTGGGATAAGACCGAAGATGACCTGGCGTATTTCCGCACCGAAGAAGAGTTCCGCTCAGCACGTTTGGTGGAGCAGGAAAATGGCGACTTCGGACAAACCATCGCTAGGCAACTGCTCTTCTCGCACTACCAGTACGCGCTGTATAGCAAGCTGCAGGACTCTGCTGATGAGACCATCGCTGCGATTGCTGCGAAGGCAATTAAGGAAGTGGAATACCACGTTGACCACTCCAACCAGTGGATGCTGCGCCTAGGTCTTGGTACTGAGGAATCACACCGCCGCATCTCCGCTGGCATCTACTACATGTGGCCTTACCTGGAAGAACTTTTCGAGGACCTGGAACTACACAAAGAGTTGGCCGCAAAAGACATCGCCGTCTTGCCGTCAACCCTGCGTGATGAAGCACTTGGACGCATCACCGAAGTGCTGGAGAAGTCCAACGTAGAAATCCCCCAGGTCAAACCCGCGCGATCGAGTCAGCGCACCGGACGCTTTTCTGAACAACGCGGCTATATCTTGGCCGAAATGCAATCGCTGGCACGCCAGCACCCTGGCGCAACCTGGTAGAAGGAGGCTTTAGCCATGTCTGCCGCAACATCCCCGCACCCTTTTGATAAACCCACCGTTAGCCCTTCTGACCACCCGCTTCGTCCTGTCAATGAGCAGGATGCTGCGGTGTGGGATATTGCAGCACGGGTTCCGGATCCAGAAATCCCGGTTATCTCCATTGCTGACTTAGGCATCCTGCGCGACGCGAAGCTCGTTGGTGACAAAGCCATAGTTACCATCACGCCCACCTATTCAGGTTGCCCCGCAATGGATCACATCACCGCCGATGTCACCGATGCCTTAAAGGCCGCCGGCTTTGACCAAGTCACTGTTGATCTGGTGCTGCAACCAGCGTGGACCACGGACTGGATGACCGAAGAGGGCCGGGAGAACTTGCGCGAATATGGCATTGCACCTCCTACCGGCAAGGCTGCGAAAAGTGGCCCGATTCCTTTAACACTTGCTGCGCCGACACCGATTGCGTGCCCGCGCTGTGGGTCTAAAAATACTTCTAAACTCGCCCAATTTGGTTCGACTTCTTGCAAGGCGCTGTACAGCTGCCGCGACTGCTTTGAACCTTTCGATTACTTCAAGGTGCACTAATGACTGCTTCGCTGAAAAAGAAAAAGGCCACGTTCAACACGTTGACGGTCTCCAAGGTTCGTCCGCTTACCGATAATGCGGTGGAAGTCTCCTTCGATATCCCCGAAGAACTTCAGGATGACTATGACTACATCCCCGGCCAGTACGTTGCACTGCGCGCGATGATTGATGGCCAGGAACACCGCCGTTCCTACTCCATCTGTGATGTACCGCGTCCTGGGCGTTTGCGCGTTGCTATCAAGCGCGACCGTGGCGGTATTTTCTCCACCTGGGCCAATGACACTCTAGAAGCGGGCACGCAGATTGACGTGATGAACCCGCAGGGCGCGTTCGTGTCCAAGACCCACCTCACGGGCTTGAACAACCCTGAGGTCATCCGCGAGGAAATCTCCAAGATTGATAATCCACACCTGGTGGCAATCGCCGCGGGTTCTGGCATCACGCCGATCATGGCGATTGCGCAGACCGTCCTCGCCGAAAGCGATGACAGCACCTTCGAGTTGATCTTTGCCAACAAGGGCGGCAGCGAAGTCATGTTCGCCGAGGAAATCGGTGACCTCAAGGACAAGTACCCAACCCGCTTTGCTGTGCATCACGTGCTCTCACGCGAACAGCGTGTGAACCCATTGTTCTCCGGTCGCATTGACTCGGAAAAACTGCAGCTTCTGCTCGATAATGTCATTCGTACCGAAGCCATCGATGAGTGGTTCTTGTGCGGTCCTTTTGAACTCGTCCAGCTCGTCCGCGATGAACTTAATGGCCGCAAGGTCGATGAACAGGCCGTGCGCTATGAGCTCTTTACCACGGGCAAGCCCACTGGCAGCCAGCAGCAAACTGGCCGCCACGTGGAAGCAGATCCCGATGGCAAGAATGTGGAAATCACCTTCAACCTCGATGGTTTATCCGGCAAGGTGGAATCTCCTGAATCCGCCAATGAAACTCTTCTCAACGCCACGCTGCGAGCGCGTCCCGATGTTCCTTTCGCCTGCGCGGGCGGCGTGTGCGGCACCTGCCGCGCCAAGCTGGTCGAAGGCGAAGTAGAGATGGCCGAGAACTTCGCTTTGGAAAAGGATGAGATTGAAAAGGGCTACATCCTCACCTGCCAGTCCCGTCCAAAGACCGCCTCAATCAAGCTTGACTTTGATGCTTAAGGCGGCGGCACATGATTGACTTATTATTCAACGAGGACCGCACGGTTGCCGAGGTCGTGCTCAATAATCCTAAGGCCATGAACTCCCTGGCACCTGAGGATCTCACCGAGCTATCGCAGGCGTACACCGAGGCCGAACAAGCCAGCGTTCGCGCGCTTCTTCTGCGTGGGGAAGGCCGCGGTTTTAGTGCCGGGCGCAACATCAAGGGCTTGGATCCACGTGATGATGACGCAACCGACTACTTGGCCAACAAGGTCACCCCGGTGCTCAAGCAGATGTCGCAGTTTCCTGCCCCCACCTTCGCTGCAGTCCATGGTGTCTGCCTCGGCGTCGGGCTCGGCTTGGCCATTGCCACAGATATTGTCTACGTCGCCGAAGACGCAAAGTTCGGCTCACCGTTTGCGAATCTCGGCGCGACGCTGGATTCAGGTGGGCACGCGCTTTTCGTCGAAAGGCTCGGCGCACACCGCGCGATGGATCTGATTGTCACCGGCGACATGATTTCCGGCGCCGAAGCCGTCCAAGCCGGGTTGTTCTCACGCGCAGTGCCTGCCGATGACCTCCTGGAATTCACCCGCGAAAAAGTTGAACGCGCAGCTCGCGGCGCAACGCAGGCTTTTGTGGCCTCAAAGAAACTCATCGCCGATATCCGCGACTCCAAGACTGGGCTGTGGGACTCGGTCCACGATGAGAACTTTGCCCAAGGCGCGCTGTGTTCATCCGAGGACTACCTCGAAGGCTTCGCCGCTTTTAATGAAAAGCGCGCCCCCGTCTTTAAAGGTATTTAGACCAGCCAGAACGACTTAATAGTTCCTAGTTAAATACAAGCAAGAAGGACAAGCATGACTGATTCAAGTGCATACCTGGTGTCAGGTTTTAGAACCCCGGTGGGAAAGTACGGCGGCGCGCTGTCATCGGTACGCCCCGATGACCTGATGGCGCTGACTATTCAAAAGACCGTCGAAGAAGCAGGACTCGATCCCGCGGCCGTGGATGAAGTCATCATCGGCAATGCCAATGGCGCGGGTGAAGAAAACCGCAACGTCGCGCGCTTGGCTTGGCTGCTCGCTGGTTATCCGGATACCGTGCCGGGTATTACCGTCAACCGCCTGTGCGCCTCCGGTATGTCGGCAATTGCGCTCGCCACCGCCATGGTCGAGTCCGGTCAGGCGGATATCGTACTGGCCGGCGGCGTGGAATCTATGTCGCGCGCACCATGGGTCATGGAAAAACCCACAACGGCTTTCGCGCGTCCCGGCGAGGTTTTTGACACCTCCATCGGCTGGCGTTTTGTGAACAAGAAGTTCACCGGCATGGACAAGATGACCTATTCCATGCCCGAGACCGCCGAGGAAGTCGCCAAGGTCTTTAACATCAGCCGCGAAGATGCCGATGCTTTCGCAGCCCGCTCCCATGAGCGCGCACTCGCTGCGATTGCAGATGGAAAATTCGACGCTGAAATCGTGCCGGTGGAGGTCAAAGACCGCAAGGGCAATGTCACCATCGTTGATACCGATGAAGGCCCACGCCCAGGTTCCACGCCAGAGGTGCTGTCCAAACTACGCCCGGTGACCAGGCTTGGCGATGTCACCACCGCCGGCAATTCTTCCTCACTTAACGATGGCGCCTCCGCGGTCATTGTGGCCTCGCAAAAAGGCATCGAAAAGCTAGGGCTAAAACCCCGTGCCCGCGTGGTGGCGAATGCCGCACGTGGTCTACAACCGGAGATCATGGGAATGGGTCCAGTGCTGGCAACGCGGGAGATTCTCAGCCGCACGGGCTGGGACCTCAATGAAGTAGATGCAGTAGAGCTCAACGAAGCCTTCGCAACACAATCTTTGGCATGTATCCGTGAGCTGGGCCTGGATGAAAACAAGACCAATACGTGGGGTGGTGCGATTGCACTGGGCCATCCATTGGGTTCCTCCGGCTCGCGCATCACACTGACGCTGCTCAACCGACTAGAAACCGAAGGTGGCACCCGCGGGATTGCCACCATGTGCATTGGCGTCGGCCAGGGCACGGCGATTGCGATTGAGAGGGTCTAATGACTGATATTCACACTGCCACCAAGGACTTCTCGGCGCTGCAAGTCACCGAGGAAGACGGTTATATTATCGCGCGGATGAACCGGCCCGAAGTCCGCAACGCGATCGATGAAACCATGGTGGAGGAATTCCACACATTGTGTGGAATCCTCGAGCGTGACCCGCAGATTCTAGTAGTTACCGGCTGCGTTGCGGAAACCTCCAAGGGCCCACGCGGGATTTTCGCATCTGGCGCAGATATCGCGCAGTTGCGGGAGCGCCGCCGCGAGGATGCACTGCGCGGGATTAATTCGGGCGTGTTTCACCGGATAGCGAAGTTGCCTTCACCAGTCATTGCAGCCATCGACGGCTTTGCTTTGGGTGGCGGCTTGGAACTCGCACTGGCAGCAGATTTCCGGCTTGCCACGCCCGGCGCGAAATTCGGCCAACCAGAGGCGAACCTCGGCATCATCGCTGGTGCAGGCGCGCTGTGGCGGTTGAAAGAAGCCGTGGGCAACCCACTGGCAAAAGAGATTCTGCTGACCGGACGCGTACTCACCGGCGAGGAAGCCGCGCAGTCACATCTGGTCAACGAACTTTTTGAACCAGAAGAACTCGAGAACGGCGCCCGCGAATGGGCGAAGAAGATTGCCGCACTCGATCCGCTGGCGGTGCGGCTGTCCAAGCAGCTTTTCGATATGCCCGTGGAAGCGCATCCTGCAATAGACAATATCGCGCAGGCGGTGCTCTTTGAATCCGAAGCAAAATTTGACCGTATGCAGGCATTTTTAGACCGCAAGAAGAAGTAAGAATCAGAAGAGTTTAAGGAGACGGAACATGGCTCTACCGGAAAAGGTTGGGGTGCTCGGCGGCGGCCGCATGGGCGCGGGCATTGCGCACGCCTTTTTGGCCGCTGGCGCGGATGTGAAAGTCGTCGACATCAACGATGACGCGGTTGCGGCCGCGAAAGCCCGCGTGGAAAAGGCGATTCAAGGTTCCATCGACCGCGGTGCCGAAGGCACCTTCGAATCCTGGGCAGAACGTCTGACGCTATCTACGGACACTGCAGAGTTCGCTGGTTTCGACCTCGTGGTCGAAGCGGTTCCAGAGTCAATGGAGCTCAAGACCACGGCGTTTAGCAATATCGCAAAGGCCGCACCAGAGGCGGTTATCGCGACCAATACCTCCTCACTGTCGGTCTCACAGCTGGCAGATACCGTGGCTAATGATGTGATCGGCCTGCACTTCTTCAACCCAGTGCCAGCCTCGAAGCTGGTGGAAGTCGTCATCGCGAAATCTACTCCGGAAACTTTGGTGGAGACCGCGAAAGGCTGGGTTGAAGACCTAGGCAAGACGGCAGTGGTGGTTAAAGATGCACCAGGCTTTGCATCGTCACGCTTGGGCGTTGCCATCGCCTTAGAAGCCATCCGCATGGTGGAAGAAGGCGTGGCATCCGCACGCGATATCGATAATGCGATGGTGCTGGGCTACAAGTTCCCCATCGGTCCGCTGGAGCTGACCGATATTGTCGGCCTCGATGTCCGCCTAGGAATCGCCGAGTACCTTGAGTCCACCCTAGGTGAGCGCTTTGCTCCGCCGCAGCTGATGCGGGACATGGTCGCCCGCGGCGAGCTCGGCCGCAAGTCCGGCAAGGGGTTCTATGACTATTCCGAAACCTCTTAAACGCTGTTATTGAGAAAAATCTACGATTTCTTCTCAATAACAGCGTTGGTGATACGCGCCGTGCATAAACGGCGGCCGGATTCATCAACAATGACAACTTCATGACTGGTCAGGCTGCGGCCTAAGTGCAATGCGGTGGCAGTAGCGGTGACCATCCCGGCATAGCCGGAAGCGTGATGGGTGGCGTTGATATCCACGCCCACGGCCACCTTTCCCAAGGTAGAGGCGTGAATAACGGCCGCCCAGCTTCCAACTGCTTCAGCCAAACACGCCATGGCCCCGCCGTGGAGCAGACCGAGGGATTGCCGGTTGCCATCGATAGGCATGGTGGCAACAACCTTGGTGGCTGATTGCTCAAGTACCTTCACACCCATCTTTTCATCGAGCTCTCCCAGCTCAATCGTCCACGGCTCATACTTTTGCATTCTTCTTCTCTCTTCTTTTTCTTCGTAGTATTTTTAGAAAGGCAACCATGACTACCTCCCTTATCGATACCATCGTCCCCAGCTTTTTATCTGGAAAGTGGCTTACACCGGACAATCCAACGCGTATCACTGAGGTTGCTGACCCGTCGACGGGGGAGATTGTCGCGCGCGTTTCCGCGGAAGGTTTAGATATTGCCGCTGCGGTTAATTATGCCCGCGATATCGGCCGTAAGAACCTGCAAGAGCTAACCATTCATGAGCGTTCTTTGAAGATTAAAGAACTGGCCATCTTCTTACAGGACCATCGCGATGAGCTTAACGCATTGGCGCATAAGACGGGCGCGAATAAGCGCGATAATTTTGTTGACGTCGATGGCGGCATTTCCACCATGTTCACCATTTCGTCGAAGGGCCGCCGTGAGATGCCGAATGCGCACGTGGTCACCGATGGCGAGCCAGAGGTCTTTTCCAAGGACGGATCTTTCATCGGCCGGCATATCTACACCACCATTCCGGGTATTGCGGTGCAGATTAACGCCTTCAACTTCCCGGTGTGGGGCATGTTGGAGAAGTTCGCGCCGTCGTTTATTGCGGGCGTGCCGAGCATCGTCAAGCCTGCTACGCCGACTGGTTTTGTCACCCAGGCCCTGGTGCGTTTGATGCTGGAGTCAGGAATTTTGCCGGATGGTTCGCTGCAGCTGATTTCTGGTTCCGCACGCGACTTGCTTGACCACTTGGATTTCCGCGACCACGTGGCCTTTACCGGTTCGGCGCAGACGGCGAATACCCTGCGCGCGCACGAGAATGTGCTGGAAGGCGGGATTCAGTTCTCCGCGGAGGCAGACTCCCTCAATGCTGCAATTTTGGGCACCGATGTCACCGAAGATGCCCCGGAGTTTGAGGCCTACACCAAGGCTGTGTTCAATGAGATGACCTCGAAGGCTGGGCAAAAGTGTACTGCGATTCGCCGCGCGATTGTGCCACATAACCTGGTGGAGCCATTCATCGCAGCGTTATCGCAGCGTCTGGAGTCCAAGGTTGTGCCCGGCGATCCGCGCGACGAAAATGCCACGATGGGGCCGTTGGTCTCTATCGAGCAGCGTGACGATGTGGCATCGGCAGTGCAAAAGCTTATCGATGCCGGCGGCGAGGTCGTCTACGGCGGCGCCGACAAGCTCGAGGGCGCATTCTTCGCGCCGACCATCCTGCGTTTCGATGACGCCGAGGCGGAAGCCGTGCACTCAACCGAAGCCTTCGGCCCGGTCATCTCTGTCATCGGCTACAACGAGCCGACTGAGGCAGTCGAACTCGCCGCCAAGGGTGCTGGCTCCTTGGTGGCTTCTGTTATTACTCACGATGATGAACTCGCCGCACTGTATGGCCGCGGTATTGCTGCCTACCACGGCCGCGTGCACTTTCTAGACCGCGTGGATGCGAAGACTTCCACCGGCCACGGCTCCCCGCTGCCACACCTGGTCCACGGCGGCCCAGGTCGTGCAGGCGGTGGTGAGGAGCTCGGCGGTATCCGCGGCATCTTGCACTACATGCAGCGCACCGCGATTCAGGGCAGTCCGGACCACCTGACTGCTGTGATTGGCCAGTGGCACCGCGGCGCGGCAGTCAACCGCGTGACCCGTCAGGATGTCATCAACGGCACCGGTGTGCATCCTTTCCGCAAGGACCTGGCAACGCTCAAGATTGGCGACCAGTTCGCCTCTGACCTGCGCAAGGTCACCCTTGAGGAAATCCTGGCTTTTGCGAAAGAAACCGGCGATACCTTCTACGCGCACACCGATGAAGAAGCCGCCATGGCCAACCCCTTCTTCCCACGACGTGTGGCACACGGTTACCTGCTGGTCTCTTGGGCCGCTGGTTTATTCGTCGAACCTGCTCCAGGTCCAGTCCTTGCCAACTACGGCCTGGAAAACCTGCGCTTTATCGAGCCAGTAACCTATGACGATTCCATACGCATCGAGCTCACCGCCAAGCGAATTACCCCGCGCGTCACCGATGACTACGGCGAAGTCTGCTGGGACGCCGCCCTCTACAACCAAGATGATGTTCTCGTCGCATCCTACGACGTACTGACCTTGGTGGAAAAGGTGGACACCATCTACGCGCAGAAGTAATGCAGAAGTGCCGCTGCTAGCCATTTCCGTACAGTGGTGACATGGAAGAGAGAAAACTGTCATCACTGTTTTTCGGAAATGTTGTCCTCGAATCCGGGCTCATGGGCACGCCCGTCCGCATCTATTCGGAAGACATGCGCTCTTATTCTTTCCGCCCTGATTCTCAAACCACGCTTTCGGTTCCGCTCGACGAATTGAAAGGACCTCTGCACGCAATGACAACTGGAATGCGCGGAAATACCGGACAACCCAAGTGAACTGACTTACATTTAACTCCAATATTGCTACACAACACACTATTGGAGGTCGTTCATGGCTGGGCAGAATTTTAATTTCATCATTGCGGGTGCGGGTTCATCGGGAAATGTCATTGCGCGCAGGCTTATCGATGCCGGCAAGACCGTCGCCATTATCGAAGCCGGTCCCTTTGACACCAACCCGGATATCACCAAGGTTTATGACCTGGGAAAGTTGTGGCACAGCGAGCAAGACTGGGACTACCGCACTTTGCCGCAGGCGCACGCGAACAATCGCGAACTACACATTCCACGCGGTAAGGTCATGGGCGGCTCCCATGCCCTAAACGCCACCATCTGGGTGCGCGGGGCAAAAGAAGACTATGACACCTGGGCATATCTTGGCTGTGACGGCTGGTCTTGGGATGAGGTGCTGCCAGCTTTCAAGACTATTGAAAACTATCCTCAAGGTGACCCAGAAACCCGCGGGCACGATGGCCTTCTGGATGTCCGCAGCGACTATGAAACCAATCCGCTGCAAGACGCCATGTTGGAAGCCGGGCAACAAGCCGGCATTCCCTTGAATGAAGACTACAACTCCGGCAACCCCGAAGGCATCGGCCGGATTCAGGCGAATGTCAAAGAAGGCAATCGCTTCAACACCTGGCACGCATACCTCAAGCCAGCTGCAGATCATGACAACCTCACCATCATCACCGACGCCAAGGTCCAACGCGTAATTGTGGACGGTGACACTGTCACGGGCGTGGAAATAAGGGGTGAGAGTGGCATCGATAAGCTTTATGCGAAAGAAACCATCCTCTGCGCTGGCGCTTTGAACTCTCCCGAAATTCTTCTGCGCTCTGGCATTGGTCCTGCTGAAGAACTGCAAGCTCTGGGCGTGACCGTGACACATGATTTACCTGGTGTGGGCAAGAATCTGCACGACCATATTCTCTCCCCCGTTATTTTTGAAGCCACCGAAAAGGAAATCCCAGCCTCTGCTGTCCTGCCCGCCGAAGTACACGTATTTACCAAGTCTGCTCCGGATAAGGCCGTGCCGGATACCCAGCCGTTGTATTTTTCTGTCCCGATGTACAACGAGGACATGGAAGGCCCCTCCAATGCCTTTACGCTGATGGGCGGACTGGTGCGTCCGGCCTCCCGCGGCGAGCTAACCCTGACTGGTCCGGAAGATGATGACCCGATTGCACTCGACCTGGGAGTACTCAGCGTGCAATCCGATATGGATGCGCTGGTAGCATCCGTCAAAGAATCCCGCGAAGTCGGCCGCCAAGAAGCCCTTGCCGAATGGGGTCCCGTGGAAATCTACCCCGGCGCAGATGTTTCCGACGATGACTTAGAAGATTACGTGCGCAGCAGCGTAGTGACCTATCACCACCAAGTTGGCACCTGCAAGATGGGCACCGATGCCCTTGCCGTGGTCTCGCCACATACCCTGCGCGTTTACGGTCTGCAGGGCTTACGCGTTGCCGATGCTTCCATCATGCCGCTGGTTCCATCTGGCAACACCAATGCCCCGACCATCATGATTGCTGAACGCGCCGCGAAGTTCATCCTCGATGATGTGAACTAGCCCGTTTCTCACGCGCTGATGACACAAGCTGTGCCCATCCGGCAGCCCAAGAATGTGGCGGTACATCAATACACTGCGATGACATAGGCGAAACTCATCAAATCCCCCGTGATGACGAACAGGCTTTAGACTGTTAATCATGATGGACAACGAATACACGGCGGTGGGTTTCACTTATGATTCCTTCGATGACTTGATGTATGACCTCATGGATGAGACCGGCGGTAAAGGCCTCACCGTTCCCGGTTTTGAAGGTGTAGTGGTCTATCAAGATCCAACCGGCCCGCGGATGTCTGCTTTTAAAGATGAGGATGGGTGGCGGACTAATCCCGGGTTCTTAACCGATACCCCGATTGATGCCACCGCGTACCGCGTGGGGGATTTCATCGCGCATGTCGCTATACGCCGCGCCGATAACGGTGAGGTTTTCAACAATGTCATTGCCGCGAGCGATGAATTCTTCGCCCTGCCTCCAGGCAATCCAGCTGGGGGTCAAAGTATTCGCACTCCGCAAGGCGCGTTGAGCGCCTGGGCAAAAGAGTATGAGCTTTTCGATGACGCCGCCACCTGGGCTGCATCCGACAACGCCTTTACCTCCCAAGACGCCGACGGTAACCAGCAGACCACCCCGAATATGCTGTTTAGTCCCTCCGCAGAGAAATTCCACCAGGATTTTAGCCCGCGTGATTTGAGTCCTTATGCCAAGCTCGTGGGCGAGATTGCTGAGATCAAAAAGCGCACGAATCAGCTGACCAAGCAGACTTTCCTCATCGCCACCATCAATTATCCTGCCGGCGATCTACCAGTCCTCTTCCCCGGTGATACACAGGTTAAGGCCGGTAATGTCTTCGATGGCACCGTCTTTTTATCCTTCGGTGCAGGGTTTTGGGCTAACCGCGATCAGAATTAGCCATGGATAGACAAAAATGAGGCTCGGGAATTTTCCCTGAGCCTCATTTTTATGTGTGTATCGCGTTGTTAGAAGGTTGTGTTTTAAGAAACGCCCTCAGTAACCCGCGCAGATGCATGTGGGGACACGGTGGGTTCGGTGGATATTACCTGCTCAACTGCAGGGGACTTCGGAATCAGGACGGTACAGATTACACCGATGACGGCGACTCCGGCGAACATACCGAATGCCCAGGTGGGGCCAAAGCCGGCACCAATCATAAGACCCGTTGCCATCGGACCAACGATGCCGCCGAGGCGACCGAAGCCAGCACACCAGGCAACGCCTGCGGCACGCGCGGAGGTATCAAAGTAGTTCGAGGTCAGTCCGTAGGTCAGAACCTGGGTACCCAGCACGCCAACACCAGCAATGACGATTGGGATGTAGGTCAGGTAGACGTTATTGGTAAACGGCAGGATCATCAAGGAGATTGCGGCCAAAGTAAAGGTCACGGTGATAACTGCCTTCGCGCCGACGCGGTCGGCAATCATGGAGGCAAATAGGCCACCGACAACCGCGCCACCGTTGAGGAACAGCAGCGTGTACATGGAGTGTGCTGCGGATGCACCGTTATTTTCCATGATCACAGGCAACCAGGTGTTAAGGCCGTAGGTAGATAGCAGACCCATGAAACTCATCGTGCCGATAAGCAGGGTTCCGGGAAGATATACACGGGAGAAGATTGCGGCAAAGCCGGATTTGCCTGTGGGGCTCGATGGGGTGACGTGAGCTTTCGCTGCTGCCTCACGGCTAACAGGCTTGGTGAGGAAGTGAGATTCTGGCAAGCCAAACTTGCGACAAAGCTCTTGCGCGCGCATGGAACGGCCGGTAGCAACCAGCCACTTTGGGGATTCTGGAAGCAAGAACCACGCGGCAGGCAGCAAGAACAGAATAGGGGTTGCGCCAATCATGAAAAGTCCGCGCCAGCCAATCGCGTCTTCTAATGCAAGTGCTGCCAAAGAGGCCATAACACCACCGGCGGGGACACCGGAGTAAGCAATGGCGTTGAAGAAGTTGCGGCGACCCGCCGAGGCGAATTCAGCGACGATTGCGCCACCGGTTGCCACGATGATGCCCACGCCTAGGCCGGTGAAAAAGCGCAGCACACCGAAGGCGAGAACAGATGTCGTAAGCGCGGTTAGCGCCATGCCAAGTGAGAACCACGCGATGGCGGTAAGGAATACTCGGCGGCGACCAAGGCGGTCACCGATAGCACCGGCAGATAGCGCACCGATGGTCACGCCGATCATCGCCCAGGATCCTAGGGTGCCAGCCACCGCTGGGCTGAGCTGGCCAATCTGAGTTGGATCCGCTAATAGATTGGGCAAGACGGCACCATAGATAACGAGGTCGTAGCCATCAAATAAAATGGCTATAGCTACGATAGCTAAAACGCCGTAAACTGTACGCTTATGAGCCGGTGACTCCCATGTCTTGGAAGCCTTCGAGGGCAAAGTAGAAGATGTGGTCATCGCTGCTCCTTTAAAGTGTGGCCACAATGGGTATGAAAATCTTCTATGATTTTTCACATAGCCCTATCAAACCGTGAGATAGACCACACGTCTTTAGGGGAATTCCCGTTCTTCGCCAAGGGCAGCATGTCCTCTAAGCGCACTTTCATCCCGGCAGCGCACATAGAAACAGAACAATCCCAGCAAGAGCACGAAACTCTCACTGGGATTGC
Protein-coding regions in this window:
- a CDS encoding enoyl-CoA hydratase/isomerase family protein; this translates as MTDIHTATKDFSALQVTEEDGYIIARMNRPEVRNAIDETMVEEFHTLCGILERDPQILVVTGCVAETSKGPRGIFASGADIAQLRERRREDALRGINSGVFHRIAKLPSPVIAAIDGFALGGGLELALAADFRLATPGAKFGQPEANLGIIAGAGALWRLKEAVGNPLAKEILLTGRVLTGEEAAQSHLVNELFEPEELENGAREWAKKIAALDPLAVRLSKQLFDMPVEAHPAIDNIAQAVLFESEAKFDRMQAFLDRKKK
- a CDS encoding 3-hydroxyacyl-CoA dehydrogenase family protein; amino-acid sequence: MALPEKVGVLGGGRMGAGIAHAFLAAGADVKVVDINDDAVAAAKARVEKAIQGSIDRGAEGTFESWAERLTLSTDTAEFAGFDLVVEAVPESMELKTTAFSNIAKAAPEAVIATNTSSLSVSQLADTVANDVIGLHFFNPVPASKLVEVVIAKSTPETLVETAKGWVEDLGKTAVVVKDAPGFASSRLGVAIALEAIRMVEEGVASARDIDNAMVLGYKFPIGPLELTDIVGLDVRLGIAEYLESTLGERFAPPQLMRDMVARGELGRKSGKGFYDYSETS
- a CDS encoding PaaI family thioesterase, encoding MQKYEPWTIELGELDEKMGVKVLEQSATKVVATMPIDGNRQSLGLLHGGAMACLAEAVGSWAAVIHASTLGKVAVGVDINATHHASGYAGMVTATATALHLGRSLTSHEVVIVDESGRRLCTARITNAVIEKKS
- the paaZ gene encoding phenylacetic acid degradation bifunctional protein PaaZ, with the protein product MTTSLIDTIVPSFLSGKWLTPDNPTRITEVADPSTGEIVARVSAEGLDIAAAVNYARDIGRKNLQELTIHERSLKIKELAIFLQDHRDELNALAHKTGANKRDNFVDVDGGISTMFTISSKGRREMPNAHVVTDGEPEVFSKDGSFIGRHIYTTIPGIAVQINAFNFPVWGMLEKFAPSFIAGVPSIVKPATPTGFVTQALVRLMLESGILPDGSLQLISGSARDLLDHLDFRDHVAFTGSAQTANTLRAHENVLEGGIQFSAEADSLNAAILGTDVTEDAPEFEAYTKAVFNEMTSKAGQKCTAIRRAIVPHNLVEPFIAALSQRLESKVVPGDPRDENATMGPLVSIEQRDDVASAVQKLIDAGGEVVYGGADKLEGAFFAPTILRFDDAEAEAVHSTEAFGPVISVIGYNEPTEAVELAAKGAGSLVASVITHDDELAALYGRGIAAYHGRVHFLDRVDAKTSTGHGSPLPHLVHGGPGRAGGGEELGGIRGILHYMQRTAIQGSPDHLTAVIGQWHRGAAVNRVTRQDVINGTGVHPFRKDLATLKIGDQFASDLRKVTLEEILAFAKETGDTFYAHTDEEAAMANPFFPRRVAHGYLLVSWAAGLFVEPAPGPVLANYGLENLRFIEPVTYDDSIRIELTAKRITPRVTDDYGEVCWDAALYNQDDVLVASYDVLTLVEKVDTIYAQK
- a CDS encoding GMC family oxidoreductase codes for the protein MAGQNFNFIIAGAGSSGNVIARRLIDAGKTVAIIEAGPFDTNPDITKVYDLGKLWHSEQDWDYRTLPQAHANNRELHIPRGKVMGGSHALNATIWVRGAKEDYDTWAYLGCDGWSWDEVLPAFKTIENYPQGDPETRGHDGLLDVRSDYETNPLQDAMLEAGQQAGIPLNEDYNSGNPEGIGRIQANVKEGNRFNTWHAYLKPAADHDNLTIITDAKVQRVIVDGDTVTGVEIRGESGIDKLYAKETILCAGALNSPEILLRSGIGPAEELQALGVTVTHDLPGVGKNLHDHILSPVIFEATEKEIPASAVLPAEVHVFTKSAPDKAVPDTQPLYFSVPMYNEDMEGPSNAFTLMGGLVRPASRGELTLTGPEDDDPIALDLGVLSVQSDMDALVASVKESREVGRQEALAEWGPVEIYPGADVSDDDLEDYVRSSVVTYHHQVGTCKMGTDALAVVSPHTLRVYGLQGLRVADASIMPLVPSGNTNAPTIMIAERAAKFILDDVN